Proteins encoded by one window of Engraulis encrasicolus isolate BLACKSEA-1 chromosome 23, IST_EnEncr_1.0, whole genome shotgun sequence:
- the LOC134440668 gene encoding uncharacterized protein LOC134440668, with protein sequence MLDETTRVEDEENWYKPKLADIAAFIDKVFEWIKSVENSSSPSATEVTSSANIVQVHEADPLIIDGAQAELDLFDVQSHRSNASSRRSHTSTRSLRINAEAEREALLTEASKLQQKHAIEEQELLLRKQREALELSVKLDASNAKINYLKAAENNSLGPIPFDLDATHMSALGGGASQAEQLDEELESPISFLDTPSVKPKVNAAHVNVPLLNPDHNMATLPNRPTSSEQVQCTALPSLPHGADINISSLQIQPAVSSAQEALPTQPPSQPPTSLSIESQAMPLQPLWLKPRPLLQPQLQAPLLSQPLQPQLPAPLQPQSQPPPHTQAPLQLQQQSQPPPSPLPQPPLQPQQPVPQFQPPPLQPQRRPQQQSQRQLHPQLQPSQPPWPQLQPPLLPQQLQSQLRTQQPQSQLQFRPPQALLPQPPPQAQPQLQTWLQLQPQPPPQIQAQLQPLSQLQPQPQPTPRPQLQLQPPLAPQPQSQLQPQPQTPSTGTPSSPHDRHMIKVLENQNELTRLLMKQQLSSTLPQGNIPVFDGEVLEYKSFIHSFQNMIERKTDNNRDRLQFLIQYTKGQAQKLVKSCEYMAPDKGYQKALKLLKENFGNEYKICCAYLERALSWPHVKSEDAKSLQEYAMFIRSCCNAMDEMCYMEELDTVSTMKGIVGKLPFKLKERWRSKAFDLQQQRKSRVRILDLVSFMEDQARIAGDPMFGDLLDQPTTGKSKAPTKSQPSSSSYFTSVTLPPKVPKSNTSCHFCSSKHALDRCKKFKEKAQRDKLNFLKARGICFGCLTPGHISKDCSRRLTCSMCKQSHPSTLHIEPKDNGQKRKMEISSVSGSAAELCCHMGAGDNECTLSIIPVNVRAAKGSQVFQTYALLDPGSSATFCSEELMTRLHARGKRTNIRLRTMNQVTSFPTHVLSELEVSALDSDNFFHLPDTFTQKEMPVTTSSIPKQTDLAHWAHLSKVTIPSISSKVELLIGTNAPHLLEPWEVVNSQNGGPWACRTVLGWVIFGSLRSAAGGEGTVTVNRISVKHLEKLVASEDTPPEEMEKLSIGDTAFLTKANKAALENGLSSSTLPPRKMNVPRSSHRKTGDHTHSVKRKMKMGNFKQEHNACLSNNIEETSQVKPMQPPEKTHNVMSPKAKESKPPLHHGQATLPVGRTLESQRGEDFRSKIQASPKSHNCTSILSVVIFVFALCFLGLLISPVKQLLQEPTTSSSPHADARVSGYGCVSNIRQVNKQNVVHVKSELEMSRIHPPQNIAVPGLELAATALLEKEDRMLRRGLPLDMESSVFWKKEEPIISKHHPCEVEPEGRRWSEPELVDSASQEKDKADAESRCSTMIQATKRKDEDHMRCKKPGPG encoded by the coding sequence ATGCTTGATGAAACCACACGCGTGGAAGATGAGGAAAATTGGTATAAACCGAAGCTTGCAGATATCGCTGCTTTTATTGATAAAGTATTTGAATGGATTAAGTCTGTCGAAAACTCTAGCTCCCCAAGCGCAACTGAAGTGACCTCCTCTGCTAATATAGTACAAGTACATGAAGCAGACCCCTTAATTATTGACGGTGCCCAAGCAGAGCTAGACTTATTTGATGTCCAATCGCATAGGTCCAACGCCTCGTCGCGCAGATCTCATACTTCGACCAGATCTTTGCGCATTAATGCAGAGGCAGAACGAGAAGCTTTATTGACTGAAGCGTCAAAACTGCAGCAAAAACATGCAATTGAGGAACAGGAATTATTGCTGCGCAAGCAAAGGGAGGCGCTGGAACTTAGTGTTAAATTGGATGCCTCAAACGCAAAAATTAACTATTTGAAGGCAGCTGAAAATAACAGTTTAGGTCCTATTCCGTTTGATCTCGACGCAACGCACATGTCTGCGCTGGGAGGAGGAGCGTCACAAGCAGAACAATTGGATGAAGAGCTGGAGAGCCCAATTTCGTTTCTTGACACCCCCTCAGTGAAACCCAAAGTAAATGCTGCACATGTTAATGTCCCTCTGCTTAATCCAGATCACAACATGGCTACATTACCCAATAGGCCCACCAGCAGTGAGCAAgtgcaatgcactgcactgcctAGTCTTCCCCATGGAGCTGATATTAATATTTCCTCACTCCAAATTCAGCCAGCTGTTAGCTCAGCTCAAGAGGCTCTGCCTACACAGCCCCCTTCTCAGCCACCCACAAGTCTTTCTATTGAATCTCAGGCTATGCCACTGCAGCCACTGTGGTTGAAGCCAAGGCCGCTACTGCAGCCTCAGCTACAAGCCCCTCTGCTATCTCAGCCACTGCAACCTCAGCTACCAGCTCCGCTTCAGCCGCAGTCTCAGCCTCCGCCTCATACACAGGCACCGCTTCAACTGCAGCAGCAGTCTCAGCCTCCACCTTCACCTCTGCCTCAACCACCGCTTCAGCCTCAACAGCCGGTGCCTCAGTTTCAACCGCCGCCATTGCAGCCTCAACGCCGACCACAGCAACAGTCTCAACGACAACTACACCCTCAGCTCCAACCAAGTCAACCGCCTTGGCCCCAGCTACAACCTCCTCTGTTGCCTCAGCAGTTGCAGTCACAGCTTCGAACACAGCAGCCTCAATCTCAACTGCAGTTTCGACCACCACAGGCCCTTCTGCCTCAACCACCACCGCAGGCTCAACCCCAGCTCCAAACATGGCTTCAACTACAGCCTCAACCACCACCTCAGATACAAGCTCAGCTACAGCCTCTGTCTCAACTGCAGCCGCAGCCTCAGCCCACACCACGGCCTCAGCTACAACTGCAGCCTCCACTGGCACCTCAGCCACAATCGCAGCTTCAGCCTCAGCCTCAAACACCCTCTACAGGTACGCCCAGCTCACCGCATGACCGTCATATGATCAAGGTACTGGAAAACCAAAATGAACTGACCAGACTGCTGATGAAGCAACAACTGTCATCCACCTTGCCACAGGGCAACATTCCAGTCTTCGATGGTGAGGTACTTGAATACAAATCATTCATTCACAGTTTTCAAAATATGATTGAACGTAAAACCGACAACAACAGAGACCGACTTCAATTTCTCATTCAATACACCAAAGGCCAAGCACAAAAGCTAGTTAAGAGCTGTGAGTATATGGCACCAGATAAAGGCTACCAAAAGGCTCTGAAATTACTTAAAGAAAATTTTGGAAATGAGTACAAAATATGTTGTGCATACTTGGAAAGGGCTTTGTCATGGCCACACGTGAAATCAGAGGATGCTAAGTCGCTACAGGAATATGCAATGTTTATTAGGAGCTGTTGTAATGCAATGGATGAAATGTGTTACATGGAAGAGCTGGACACTGTATCCACCATGAAGGGCATTGTTGGAAAACTTCCATTCAAGTTGAAGGAGAGATGGCGCAGCAAGGCCTTTGACCTACAACAACAAAGGAAAAGCAGGGTAAGGATCTTAGACCTTGTCTCATTCATGGAAGATCAGGCTCGCATAGCAGGTGACCCAATGTTTGGCGATCTTCTAGACCAGCCAACTACAGGTAAATCTAAAGCCCCTACTAAGTCCCAGCCATCTAGTAGTAGCTATTTCACCAGTGTTACTCTTCCTCCTAAAGTGCCAAAGTCCAACACCTCATGTCACTTCTGTAGCTCAAAGCATGCACTAGACCGGTGCAAAAAGTTCAAGGAGAAGGCCCAAAGAGACAAACTCAACTTTCTGAAAGCCAGGGGCATATGCTTCGGATGTCTCACCCCAGGGCACATCAGCAAAGACTGCAGTAGGCGTCTGACCTGTAGCATGTGCAAGCAAAGCCATCCAAGCACCCTCCACATTGAACCCAAGGACAATGGACAGAAAAGGAAAATGGAGATCTCATCTGTATCAGGTAGTGCAGCAGAATTATGTTGTCATATGGGGGCCGGAGACAATGAGTGTACACTTTCCATCATCCCAGTTAATGTCAGGGCAGCAAAGGGCAGCCAAGTCTTTCAGACATACGCTCTATTGGATCCTGGGTCTTCTGCCACCTTCTGCTCCGAGGAGCTCATGACACGCCTCCATGCAAGAGGAAAGAGGACCAACATCCGTCTGCGCACAATGAACCAGGTGACCTCTTTTCCAACCCATGTCTTATCAGAACTGGAAgtttcagcactggacagcgaCAACTTCTTTCACCTTCCTGACACCTTCACACAAAAGGAAATGCCAGTAACCACCAGCAGCATCCCCAAGCAGACTGACCTGGCGCATTGGGCGCATTTGAGTAAGGTCACCATTCCCTCCATTAGTTCTAAAGTAGAGCTGTTGATTGGCACAAATGCTCCACACTTGCTAGAACCATGGGAGGTAGTAAATAGTCAGAATGGGGGTCCCTGGGCTTGTAGAACAGTTCTGGGGTGGGTGATATTTGGGTCACTAAGATCTGCTGCTGGCGGTGAAGGAACAGTGACAGTAAATAGGATTTCTGTCAAACATTTGGAAAAGCTGGTGGCTTCAGAGGACACTCCACCAGAGGAAATGGAAAAACTGTCTATTGGAGACACAGCTTTCTTGACCAAGGCAAACAAGGCAGCATTGGAAAATGGGCTTTCCAGCTCAACGCTGCCCCCTAGGAAAATGAATGTGCCCAGGTCAAGCCATAGGAAAACTGGAGATCATACACACAGTGTTAAAAGGAAAATGAAGATGGGAAACTTCAAACAGGAACACAATGCATGTCTTAGTAACAACATTGAGGAAACCTCACAGGTAAAACCCATGCAGCCACCTGAAaagacacacaatgtcatgtcacCAAAAGCAAAAGAAAGCAAGCCACCACTACATCATGGCCAAGCCACTCTGCCTGTTGGAAGAACATTGGAATCACAGAGGGGAGAAGACTTTCGCTCCAAAATCCAGGCAAGTCCGAAATCTCACAACTGCACAAGCATACTTTCAGTTGTCATTTTTGTCTTTGCACTCTGCTTTCTTGGTCTTCTCATCTCTCCAGTCAAGCAGCTGTTACAGGAGCCCACCACATCATCGTCTCCCCATGCTGATGCTAGAGTGAGCGGCTATGGCTGTGTGAGCAACATCAGACAGGTGAACAAGCAGAATGTAGTGCATGTCAAATCAGAACTTGAAATGTCCAGAATTCACCCTCCACAGAACATCGCAGTGCCAGGATTGGAGCTGGCAGCCACTGCACTACTGGAGAAGGAGGACCGGATGCTGAGGAGAGGACTACCCCTGGACATGGAGTCATCAGTCTTCTGGAAAAAAGAAGAACCCATCATCTCAAAGCACCACCCATGCGAAGTGGAACCTGAAGGCAGAAGATGGTCAGAACCTGAGTTGGTGGACAGCGCATCACAGGAAAAGGACAAGGCAGATGCTGAATCCCGATGCTCTACAATGATCCAGGCCACCAAGAGGAAAGATGAAGACCACATGCGATGCAAGAAACCTGGTCCAGGCTGA